The Streptococcus mitis genomic sequence CAGACTCAGCCTGTTGGATAGCATTGACCAAGTAAGCCATATATTTGGCATTTCGATAATGCCCAGCCCCCTTAGCCATCGGGCGGTTGTCATCATGCCCTAGCCAACCACCTAGAGTCAATCTTGGTGTTGACAGCATGAGCCACATGTTTTCATCTTCATTGGTTGTACCAGTCTTACCAATCCAGTCTGCACGAGCTAAGCTTGAATTGATAGAAGCCAAATCCGTTTGGAAACTTGAAGTGATTCGAGATGAAATCACCTCACGAAGCAAACTCTGCATAATTGTTGCCGTTGCCTTCGAGTACACTTGAACTGGTTTGTCTTGGAATTCATAGATTACTCTACCGTCAGGTGATTCAATCTTAGAAATCACATGTTTCTGATGATAAACACCGTTATTAGCAATTGTTTGATAACCATTGGTATGCTGGGCAACTGTGACTTCAATCCCACCACCCATAGGCAGACTTTCGATACCGTACTCCGGAATCTCGTAACCCATTTTCTCCATGTAGCCCTTGACATCAACACCCTTCTCACGAAGCATACGATAGGTCCAATAGGCTGGGATATTCCATGAATAGTTCAAGGCTTCACCCAAAGTCATCATGCCCGTACCTGGACTATTTACATACATGATAGGATTTCCATTAGAGAATTTTGTCGGATAATTGGACAAGATACTAGCGCTTCCCATCAAACCTTGGTCAATGGCAATACCGTAGGCCAGCAAAGGCTTAGTTGTAGAGGCTGGCGAACGCTTGGTATCAAAGGCGTGATTGTTTTGGTTTGTCTGGTAATTACGACCACCAACGAAGCCTAGAACAGCCCCCGTTTTATTGTCCATCAAAACATTCCCTACTTCAGGCTGCCCAGTCGAATCATCTACCAAACGACCATAGTTAGCAACAGCATTTTGCATGGCGTTATGGATTTTTTTATTGATTGTTGTCGTGATTTTATAGCCACCGTTACTTAGTTCCTGCTCAGCTCGCTCATGATAGGCCTTTTGAACCGCTTCCTTTTTCAACTCCTGACTAGAGACATTGTCCTGTTGAACTAAATAATCATACATACGGTCTGTCGCTTCAGCCATAGCCGTAAAGTAAAGGTAATCTCTTGAAACAGCATTAACAGTTCCCGATGGCAAGAAGTCTTGTTTTATATTATAATCCTTGTACTGGTCGTATTCTTCCTGAGTCAAAGCACCCGTACGATACATGTTATAGAGAACTCCCTTGGCCCGCTTCAAACCAAGTTCTAAGTCTTCATCACTCTTTAACTCTCCAGTATTTTCATAAGGGGAATAAGTAATCGGACTCTGTGGCAAACCTGCTAGGAAAGCGGCTTGAGGAATACTCAACTTGTTGGCATCGATACCGAAAATTCCTTCAGCAGCTTGCTGGGCACCTGCAATATTCTGTCCTTTATGATTCCGACCAAAGGGAGCAACATTGAGATAAGTAGTCAAGATTTCATCCTTACTCATGCTGCGTTCCAAGGCAAGGGCATCAACAATTTCTGTAGCCTTACGAGCCAAGGTCGGAGCATCTCCGACCACTTGTTGCTTGATTAACTGTTGGGTCAAGGTCGAGCCCCCGCTAGATGAGCCCAAACCTGCAAAGGTTCCCAAAGTCGCCCGAATCACAGCTTTTGGCACAACCCCTTTATGTTCAAGAAAATGTTCGTCCTCAGTTGCAACGATAGCCTTTTTGAGATTCTCTGATATTTCCTCAGATGAAACAGAAGTTCGCAGTAGGTCACTCTCGATAGAAGCAATGACACTCCCATCTGCATAAACAATTTCTGAGATGGAAGAAATATTTTTAACCTGCTTGACCAAGTCCTCCGATTGGGGAACCTTAGCCTTGTCAAACAAAGCAACTCCATAACCAAGAGCTACACCAGCACCAAAAAGTCCACCGATAAAGCCTAGAATAAAGAGAGTATTCAAAATTCCCTTAATAGCAACTAAAATGCTACCTAGGATAGCCAGAACTTTCCCACTTGTCCCATCCGACTGCTTCTCTTCTGAGACTTTCTCTGATTTTCTATGATTTATTTTTGATTTTACTAGCTGGAAAAATTCCAGCATTTTTCGTTTTAATTCATTTAATTGATTTTGCATGGATTTCCTCACTCTATCTATTGTACCATAAAAGGTAAACTTTCAATAAAATGGTAAATTCGCAAACTAAGTTCCACCGCTAGTAGAAGTGGAAGTTAGTCTGATAAAAATCCTAAAAACCAGTGGAAATCCGTGTCAGGGTAAGTTCCACTGGTTTTACTAATGCTTGATTTCATCGCTTTTGTAACCAAAAGGAATCGAAAAAAAGAGCGCACAAAATCCCCTCATCTGAAAGCGTTTCAGATTAAGTTCCGCTATGGTGGAAGTTAGTGTGAGACGTTTGAATGCGGTTAAAGGTTAGTTTTTAGAACTTATGTTGGAGTAATTTCGAAGACTGACAGACGTCTTCTGCAGGTATTTTAGAAATACCTAGAAGCTTAGGAATCTCTTCTCCATAGGTAAAGGCAAAGAGCTCATAGGCTGACTTTCCATTCAAAGCAGCACGTTTGACACTGTTGACATGAGAGCAGACGAGATTGATGTCCTCTTGAGTTAAGTTGTCAAAAGCAGTTCCCTTAGGTAGAATGTCTCGAATCAGTGTGTGGTTTTTCTCAATTCTCCCTTTCTGGTCAGAGCGATTAGGGTCACAAAAGAAGAGTTTACTCTCTCCTCGCACATCCATTTCGATATCATCAACCCTGGCAAACTCTCCACCATTATCGGTAAGAATGACAGGAAAGAGTTGGAAGAAATCTTTATCAGCTTCATGAAGAGTGTTCTTGATGGTATAGAGGTGTTTGGTAACCTCAAGGGCAGTTTTATTATCCAGAAGCCTAGCGAAGATAAAGTTACAGAAAGACAGGTTGAAGGTAAGTAGGACTTTACCTCCCATCCTCCCCAGAACTGTGTCCATTTCCAGCCAAGAGTCTAGTTGATTAAGGACTAAATAGTTTTGGAAATCCTCATAGGAACGGCCTTTTTTAGCTTCTTTAGGGATGGAAGGTAGTTTCCTTTTCCGTCTTTCTTTGAATTTAACGGCTCTGGCTAGGTCAATATGAGCGATAGATAGGTATCCTTTTCGGATGTGTCGATAGACGGTTGAGGAACTGACATCAAGGTTATGAGTTTTGAGGATATGATAGATGTGTTGTCCCTTTTTAACACCATCAGAAATGACTTTGTCCATGTCCCAGAAGGCCTTGGAATTAAGGGGAGTTCCTTCACGAGCTTCGACAAGAGTTTGTTCGTACTGTTTTTGAGCTTGTTTAGCAAGGTAGAAGATTTTTTTAAATCCACAATTTTGTCTTCTTTTAGGGCATCCATTACAGACAAAGGGAGCCTTATCGAGTAAAGGGCAAGGAAGGTTATCGCATGTAGACTCTCGGACTTGTCTGTTTCGTTTGACTTCTTTGGAAACAGTAGTTGGGTCTTTTAGAATGGATTGTCCGATAGCTTTGAAGGTTTCACCGCGCTCTAAGCCTAATTGGATATCATTACGGTCTGAAAGGGTAAGGTGTTTATGTTTTGTCATAGTAGACCTCATTTCTAACTCAAACGTCTCACACTTAATTCCACCATAAAAATCCGTTTTAGACTAATTTCCACTTTGGTTGGGCAAGTGGAAGTTACTTTGAGAAATTAGCCTTTCAATAAAATAGCCACTTTCTTCCTTATTCTACTAGGCTATTGCCCAAGTTTGTGATACAATAGGTAGAAACAATATTTTTAAAAAGGAGAAAAGACACATGCACATTTTTGATGAGCTAAAAGAGCGTGGTTTGATTTTTCAAACGACTGATGAAGAAGCTTTGCGTAAAGCCCTAGAAGAAGGTCAAGTTTCTTATTATACTGGCTACGATCCAACTGCTGACAGCCTTCACCTAGGCCACCTTGTCGCAATCTTGACAAGTCGTCGCTTGCAGCTAGCAGGTCACAAACCTTATGCGCTCGTTGGCGGTGCTACAGGTCTCATTGGAGATCCGTCCTTCAAAGATGCTGAACGTAGTCTCCAAACAAAAGACACAGTAGATGGCTGGGTCAAGTCTATCCAAGGACAACTTTCTCGTTTTCTTGACTTTGAAAATGGTGAAAACAAGGCTGTCATGGTCAACAACTACGACTGGTTTGGCAGCATCAGCTTCATTGACTTCCTCCGTGATATCGGAAAATACTTCACTGTCAACTACATGATGAGCAAGGAGTCTGTGAAAAAACGGATCGAAACAGGAATTTCATACACTGAGTTTGCTTACCAAATCATGCAAGGTTACGACTTCTTCGTTCTTAACCAAGATCACAACGTAACACTACAAATCGGTGGTTCTGACCAGTGGGGAAATATGACAGCTGGTACTGAGTTGCTTCGTCGTAAGGCTGACAAGACTGGCCACGTTATCACTGTTCCATTGATCACCGATGCAACTGGTAAGAAATTTGGTAAATCAGAAGGAAACGCAGTCTGGCTCAATCCTGAAAAGACTTCTCCATACGAAATGTACCAATTCTGGATGAACGTTATGGACGCTGACGCTGTTCGCTTCTTGAAAATCTTTACTTTCTTGTCACTTGATGAGATTGAAGACATCCGTAAACAATTTGAAGCGGCTCCACACGAACGCTTGGCTCAAAAAGTCTTGGCTCGTGAAGTCGTTACACTTGTTCACGGCGAAGAAGCTTACAAAGAAGCCCTCAACATCACTGAGCAACTCTTTGCAGGAAACATCAAAAACCTTTCTGTTAAAGAGCTTAAACAAGGACTTCGTGGAGTGCCAAACTACCAAGTTCAAGCAGATGAAAATCACAATATCGTGGAACTGCTCGTCTCATCTGGTGTGGTTAACTCAAAACGTCAAGCCCGTGAAGACGTCCAAAACGGAGCTATCTACGTAAATGGCGACCGTATCCAAGACCTTGACTATGTCTTAAGTGACGCAGATAAGCTTGAGAACGAACTGACTGTTATCCGTCGCGGTAAGAAAAAATACTTTGTATTGACTTACTAAACTATTCAATATTTATCTATAAACAAAGGAGTTAACCTCGAGAAAGGTAACTCCTTTTTGCTGTTAATAACTCTCATCTATCTATTTTTAATAGACAGGCTACGCAGTACAATGCGCAAGGTTGTTAGATTATGTAAGATAGAGAGATTTGAAGGACTGAGCCAATTAAACAAGCCAAAGCCAATCAAACTACTATTTACGACAACGGTATCTTGAATATTCTTCTTGATGAGTGTTTGCAAAGATGATGATAGCGAATCCAACTCTTGGAAGAAATCCAAACGATTATCTAACAATAAGATATCACTCATCTGCTTAGAAATATCTGCACTCTCATTCATCACCACACCGATATCTGATAGGGTTAGAGCAGCTGAGTCATTCAAGCCATCTCCAACCATCAAAATAGTGTGACCTGCTTTCTGCAGTTCCTCTACTAACTCAAATTTTCCATCAGGTTTCAAGTCTGTATAGACCTGATCAAAGGGCAAATCTTTGACTAATTCCTCTGTTCTAACCAGGGTGTCCCCTGTTGCCAGAATCAATTTTTTCCCTTGTGCCTTAAGTTTCTCCAAGGCTGCTTTTGCTTCTTTTCTCAAAGGAGTATGAATGCAGAACATTCCAATCAATTCATTCTGATAAGCCAAGAATAAGAGATTGTAGTGACTCTTGTACTCTTCAATTAAAGCATTTTGTTCTGAACTGATATGAATCTGCTCATCCTGCATCAAGACATAATTCCCAATAAGAACTGGTTGGCCGTCTATATGAGATTTGATCCCCTTGCTTGCGATATATTGGAGTTTCCCATGCATTTCCTCATGTTCAATCCCCTCTATCTCAGCTTGCTTGACGATAGCATTAGCAATAGGATGATAAATGTGTTCCTCAAGACAGGCACTGATTCTGAGAATATCTTCCTCACTATAGTCCCCAAAAGGTAACACCTTTTCAACTATAGGATAACTAGTTGTGATTGTTCCCGTCTTATCAAACAAGAAAGTATCAACTTCCAGGTATTTCTCCAGAACATCCCCATCCTTAATCACCATTTCACGGTTCAACCCCTCCTTGATAGCTGTCAAATAAGCTACAGGAGTAGAGATTTTCAAAGCGCAGGAGAAATCGACCAATAGGAAAGAGATAGCCTTAGAAAAAGAACCTGTTAATAGGTAAGTCAGCCCAGCTCCCAAGAAATTATATTTGACGACCTTGTCCGCCATTTTGATGAAATAGCGTTGTTTCGTTTTCTTGTTTTCTTCAGATTTCTTCATTAACTCAATCAGTTGTAAAATCCGGCTGTTCATCTGATTATCGGTTACACGAATGCGTAACTCTCCAGTTTCTAATACTGTATTTGCACAAACCAAATCAGACTCTCTTTTTTCAACTGGAAAACTCTCTCCCGTCAAGGAACTTTCATTGACCATACCTAAACCTGAAACTACTTGTCCATCAAACAGAATTTCATTTCCTTGAGATAGGACCAAGACATCTCCTATTTGAACATCAGAACTCTTGATACTAACAACCGTATCGCCCTGTACTAGGAATACATCGCTCTCTTTTGCAAGAAGGCTTTGTTCTAAATCTGTTGCAGTTTTTTTCAAGGACCACTGATCTAAATGATTCCCCAAATCAAGCATAAACATGATATTGCTAGCTGTCTTGGATTGGTTCATAAACAAGGACAATAAAATCGCCGAGCAGTCCAAGACCTCCATCGTTAGTTCCTTACGCGCTAGTGTTTGATAGGCTTCTCTAATATAGGCAAAAGCCTGATAACAAGTCCATAGATAGCGAATAGGATACGGCACAAAACTACGAAAAAGTATACGCTTAATCGCTGCACCTGAAACAATAGAATAAGCACTCTCTTCTCTACGAATGGGAAGAGTCATCAACTCAGAAACTTTCCCTTTATCAATTCTTTTTAAAAAGGCTTCTGCATTATCTAATACAGAAAAGCCTTCTTTTATGCGTAGAGTAAAGTGCTGTTGATCCATGTAAAACTGGATAGACTCAATCCCCTTTTCATCTCTCGCCAAGGAACGAAGATAGTCTTGAATATCCAAGGTGAGTGAAAAAGAAGATGATAGTCGGATATGTTGGTATCCTCTATGTAGCACTTTAAAAGACATATTATTCCCCTATAAGGCTATCTAATTGCTCTTCTTTTTTCTCTTGCTCGTACAAATATTTGGCATCTTGCAAGACATCGTCTCCATGTTGTTTCAC encodes the following:
- the pbp1b gene encoding penicillin-binding protein PBP1B, which produces MQNQLNELKRKMLEFFQLVKSKINHRKSEKVSEEKQSDGTSGKVLAILGSILVAIKGILNTLFILGFIGGLFGAGVALGYGVALFDKAKVPQSEDLVKQVKNISSISEIVYADGSVIASIESDLLRTSVSSEEISENLKKAIVATEDEHFLEHKGVVPKAVIRATLGTFAGLGSSSGGSTLTQQLIKQQVVGDAPTLARKATEIVDALALERSMSKDEILTTYLNVAPFGRNHKGQNIAGAQQAAEGIFGIDANKLSIPQAAFLAGLPQSPITYSPYENTGELKSDEDLELGLKRAKGVLYNMYRTGALTQEEYDQYKDYNIKQDFLPSGTVNAVSRDYLYFTAMAEATDRMYDYLVQQDNVSSQELKKEAVQKAYHERAEQELSNGGYKITTTINKKIHNAMQNAVANYGRLVDDSTGQPEVGNVLMDNKTGAVLGFVGGRNYQTNQNNHAFDTKRSPASTTKPLLAYGIAIDQGLMGSASILSNYPTKFSNGNPIMYVNSPGTGMMTLGEALNYSWNIPAYWTYRMLREKGVDVKGYMEKMGYEIPEYGIESLPMGGGIEVTVAQHTNGYQTIANNGVYHQKHVISKIESPDGRVIYEFQDKPVQVYSKATATIMQSLLREVISSRITSSFQTDLASINSSLARADWIGKTGTTNEDENMWLMLSTPRLTLGGWLGHDDNRPMAKGAGHYRNAKYMAYLVNAIQQAESGVWGNERFNLDSSVTQSQVLRSTGQKPGKVSVNGKTVDLSGSTVTSYWANKAGAPTTSYHFAIGGSEADYQNAWSSIIGSFSSTPSSSSSSSSSSSSTSSSSSTQSNSRR
- a CDS encoding IS30 family transposase — encoded protein: MTKHKHLTLSDRNDIQLGLERGETFKAIGQSILKDPTTVSKEVKRNRQVRESTCDNLPCPLLDKAPFVCNGCPKRRQNCGFKKIFYLAKQAQKQYEQTLVEAREGTPLNSKAFWDMDKVISDGVKKGQHIYHILKTHNLDVSSSTVYRHIRKGYLSIAHIDLARAVKFKERRKRKLPSIPKEAKKGRSYEDFQNYLVLNQLDSWLEMDTVLGRMGGKVLLTFNLSFCNFIFARLLDNKTALEVTKHLYTIKNTLHEADKDFFQLFPVILTDNGGEFARVDDIEMDVRGESKLFFCDPNRSDQKGRIEKNHTLIRDILPKGTAFDNLTQEDINLVCSHVNSVKRAALNGKSAYELFAFTYGEEIPKLLGISKIPAEDVCQSSKLLQHKF
- the tyrS gene encoding tyrosine--tRNA ligase yields the protein MHIFDELKERGLIFQTTDEEALRKALEEGQVSYYTGYDPTADSLHLGHLVAILTSRRLQLAGHKPYALVGGATGLIGDPSFKDAERSLQTKDTVDGWVKSIQGQLSRFLDFENGENKAVMVNNYDWFGSISFIDFLRDIGKYFTVNYMMSKESVKKRIETGISYTEFAYQIMQGYDFFVLNQDHNVTLQIGGSDQWGNMTAGTELLRRKADKTGHVITVPLITDATGKKFGKSEGNAVWLNPEKTSPYEMYQFWMNVMDADAVRFLKIFTFLSLDEIEDIRKQFEAAPHERLAQKVLAREVVTLVHGEEAYKEALNITEQLFAGNIKNLSVKELKQGLRGVPNYQVQADENHNIVELLVSSGVVNSKRQAREDVQNGAIYVNGDRIQDLDYVLSDADKLENELTVIRRGKKKYFVLTY
- a CDS encoding heavy metal translocating P-type ATPase, producing the protein MSFKVLHRGYQHIRLSSSFSLTLDIQDYLRSLARDEKGIESIQFYMDQQHFTLRIKEGFSVLDNAEAFLKRIDKGKVSELMTLPIRREESAYSIVSGAAIKRILFRSFVPYPIRYLWTCYQAFAYIREAYQTLARKELTMEVLDCSAILLSLFMNQSKTASNIMFMLDLGNHLDQWSLKKTATDLEQSLLAKESDVFLVQGDTVVSIKSSDVQIGDVLVLSQGNEILFDGQVVSGLGMVNESSLTGESFPVEKRESDLVCANTVLETGELRIRVTDNQMNSRILQLIELMKKSEENKKTKQRYFIKMADKVVKYNFLGAGLTYLLTGSFSKAISFLLVDFSCALKISTPVAYLTAIKEGLNREMVIKDGDVLEKYLEVDTFLFDKTGTITTSYPIVEKVLPFGDYSEEDILRISACLEEHIYHPIANAIVKQAEIEGIEHEEMHGKLQYIASKGIKSHIDGQPVLIGNYVLMQDEQIHISSEQNALIEEYKSHYNLLFLAYQNELIGMFCIHTPLRKEAKAALEKLKAQGKKLILATGDTLVRTEELVKDLPFDQVYTDLKPDGKFELVEELQKAGHTILMVGDGLNDSAALTLSDIGVVMNESADISKQMSDILLLDNRLDFFQELDSLSSSLQTLIKKNIQDTVVVNSSLIGFGLFNWLSPSNLSILHNLTTLRIVLRSLSIKNR